Proteins encoded within one genomic window of Oryza glaberrima chromosome 12, OglaRS2, whole genome shotgun sequence:
- the LOC127758230 gene encoding uncharacterized protein LOC127758230, translating into MSSSSSAAAGAGSGEPSSTSRPGKEREDGGDGGGRKVGEGGADFDLAGAAAGWVEARTSCPHLPAMPAASADDLARVPPPDSPCSRCHHPAENWLCLICKDVLCSRFINKHMLYHYQDTGHCLALSFSDLSVWCFACDTYLDVQSILELRPVYEVAHLMKFGQRPPFRSLDVLDLSSGQNGGSPSQS; encoded by the exons atgtcgtcatcctcctccgccgccgcaggtgCTGGCTCCGGCGAGCCCTCGTCGACGTCCCGGCCG gggaaggagagggaggacggcggcgatggcggcggccgtaaggtgggggagggaggcgcggatTTTGATCTGGCCGGAGCCGCGGCTGGGTGGGTGGAGGCGCGGACCAGCTGCCCCCACCTCCCCGCCATGCCCGCGGCCAGCGCCGACGACCTcgcgcgcgtgccgccgcccgACTCGCCGTGCTCTAG ATGTCATCACCCTGCTGAAAACTGGTTGTGCTTGATCTGTAAAGATGTCCTGTGCAGCCGTTTTATCAACAAACATATGTTGTACCATTATCAAGATACAGGACATTGTCTTGCCCTGAGCTTCAG TGATCTGTCAGTCTGGTGTTTTGCCTGCGACACCTACCTAGACGTTCAATCCATCTTAGAACTGCGTCCAGTTTATGAAGTTGCACATCTGATGAAATTTGGACAGCGGCCTCCATTTCGATCACTTGATGTACTGGATTTGAGCAGTGGACAGAACGGAGGTTCACCATCACAGTCCTAA